Proteins from a genomic interval of Ralstonia wenshanensis:
- the gatC gene encoding Asp-tRNA(Asn)/Glu-tRNA(Gln) amidotransferase subunit GatC codes for MALELSDVKRIAHLARIEVSEGEAAQTLTQLNQFFSLVEQMQAVDTTGIEPMAHPIEQVQAQAQRLRDDAVTEADRRADYQQCAPATEAGLYLVPKVIE; via the coding sequence ATGGCACTCGAACTCTCCGACGTCAAACGCATCGCCCATCTCGCCCGTATCGAAGTCTCCGAAGGCGAGGCGGCCCAGACCCTCACCCAGCTCAACCAGTTTTTCTCGCTGGTCGAGCAGATGCAGGCTGTGGACACCACCGGCATTGAGCCGATGGCCCACCCCATCGAGCAGGTCCAGGCGCAAGCCCAGCGTCTGCGCGACGACGCCGTCACCGAAGCCGACCGCCGCGCCGACTACCAGCAATGCGCACCGGCCACCGAGGCCGGCCTGTACCTCGTGCCCAAGGTGATCGAGTAA
- a CDS encoding rod shape-determining protein, whose translation MFGFLRSYFSNDLAIDLGTANTLIYVRDKGIVLDEPSVVAIRQEGGPNAKKTIQAVGKEAKQMLGKVPGNIEAIRPMKDGVIADFTVTEQMLKQFIKMVHDTKLLRPSPRIIICVPCGSTQVERRAIRESALGAGASQVYLIEEPMAAAIGAGLPVSEPSGSMVVDIGGGTTEVGIISLGGMVYKGSVRVGGDKFDEAIVNYIRRNYGMLIGEQTAEAIKKEIGSAFPGSEVREMEVKGRNLSEGIPRAFTVSSNEILEALTDPLNQIVSSVKIALEQTPPELGADIAERGMMLTGGGALLRDLDRLLAEETGLPVLVAEDPLTCVVRGSGMALERMDKLGSIFSYE comes from the coding sequence ATGTTCGGCTTTTTGCGCAGCTATTTCTCCAACGATCTCGCGATCGACCTCGGCACCGCCAACACCCTGATCTACGTCCGCGACAAGGGCATCGTCCTTGACGAGCCGTCGGTGGTGGCCATTCGCCAGGAAGGCGGCCCGAACGCCAAGAAGACCATCCAGGCAGTCGGTAAGGAAGCCAAGCAGATGCTGGGCAAGGTGCCGGGCAATATCGAGGCGATCCGCCCGATGAAAGACGGCGTGATCGCCGACTTCACCGTCACCGAGCAGATGCTCAAGCAGTTCATCAAGATGGTGCACGACACCAAGCTGCTGCGCCCGAGCCCGCGCATCATCATCTGCGTGCCGTGCGGTTCGACCCAGGTCGAGCGCCGTGCCATCCGCGAATCGGCGCTCGGCGCCGGCGCGTCGCAGGTGTACCTGATTGAAGAGCCGATGGCTGCCGCGATTGGCGCCGGCCTGCCGGTGTCGGAGCCTTCGGGTTCGATGGTGGTGGACATTGGCGGCGGCACCACCGAGGTGGGCATCATCTCGCTGGGCGGCATGGTCTACAAGGGCAGCGTGCGCGTGGGCGGCGACAAGTTCGACGAGGCAATCGTCAACTACATCCGCCGCAACTACGGCATGCTGATCGGCGAACAGACCGCCGAGGCCATCAAGAAGGAAATCGGCTCCGCCTTCCCGGGTTCGGAAGTGCGCGAGATGGAAGTGAAGGGCCGCAACCTGTCGGAAGGCATTCCGCGCGCCTTCACGGTGTCGTCCAACGAAATCCTGGAAGCGCTGACGGATCCGCTGAACCAGATCGTCTCGTCGGTGAAGATCGCGCTGGAACAAACCCCGCCGGAACTCGGTGCCGACATTGCCGAGCGCGGCATGATGCTCACCGGTGGTGGCGCGCTGCTGCGCGACCTCGACCGCCTGCTGGCCGAAGAAACCGGCCTGCCGGTGCTGGTGGCCGAAGATCCGCTGACCTGCGTGGTGCGCGGCTCCGGCATGGCGCTCGAACGCATGGACAAGCTCGGCAGCATCTTCTCGTACGAATAA
- the gatA gene encoding Asp-tRNA(Asn)/Glu-tRNA(Gln) amidotransferase subunit GatA yields MTASTIKALSAQLAAKEVSAEELARHYLSRIEAGAHLNAFTHVDAEATLAQAHAADARIAAGNAAPLTGVPIAHKDVFVTRGWRATAGSKMLGNYTSPFDATVVERLGAAGMVTLGKTNMDEFAMGSSNENSAFGAVKNPWNVEHVPGGSSGGSAAAVAADLAPAATGTDTGGSIRQPASFSGITGIKPTYGRVSRYGMIAFASSLDQGGPMARTAEDCALLLSAMAGFDPRDSTSLEPGRGGDVEDFSRLLGQPLQGADAARPLAGLRIGLPKEYFGEGLADDVRTTVRAALAELEKLGATLVDISLPKTELSIPTYYVIAPAEASSNLSRFDGVRYGHRATEYRDLADMYRKSRAEGFGWEVKRRILVGTYVLSHGYYDAYYLQAQKIRRIIAQDFQNAFAQCDVIMGPVAPTVAWKIGEKSDDPVQMYLEDIFTLSTSLAGLPGMSVPAGFGANGLPVGLQIIGNYFEEARMLQIAHAFQQATDWHNRQPAA; encoded by the coding sequence ATGACCGCATCCACGATCAAAGCCCTGTCCGCCCAACTCGCCGCCAAGGAGGTTTCGGCGGAAGAACTGGCGCGCCACTACCTGTCGCGCATCGAGGCCGGGGCGCACCTCAACGCCTTTACCCATGTCGACGCCGAGGCGACGCTTGCCCAGGCGCACGCCGCCGACGCGCGCATCGCGGCTGGCAACGCGGCGCCGCTGACCGGCGTGCCGATCGCGCACAAGGACGTCTTCGTCACCCGCGGCTGGCGTGCCACGGCGGGCTCCAAGATGCTCGGCAATTACACCAGCCCGTTTGACGCCACCGTGGTCGAGCGCCTGGGCGCGGCCGGCATGGTGACGCTGGGCAAGACCAACATGGACGAATTCGCCATGGGTTCGTCCAATGAGAACTCGGCCTTCGGCGCGGTCAAGAACCCCTGGAACGTCGAGCACGTGCCGGGCGGTTCGTCGGGCGGCTCGGCGGCGGCGGTGGCAGCCGATCTGGCGCCCGCTGCAACGGGGACGGACACGGGCGGTTCGATCCGCCAGCCGGCATCGTTCTCGGGCATCACGGGGATCAAGCCGACGTACGGCCGCGTGTCGCGCTACGGCATGATTGCTTTCGCCTCGTCGCTGGACCAGGGCGGCCCGATGGCCCGCACAGCCGAAGATTGCGCGCTGCTGCTGTCTGCCATGGCCGGCTTTGACCCGCGCGATTCCACGAGCCTGGAACCCGGCCGCGGTGGTGACGTGGAAGATTTCAGCCGCCTGCTCGGCCAGCCCCTGCAAGGCGCCGATGCCGCGCGCCCGCTGGCCGGCCTGCGTATCGGTCTGCCCAAGGAGTATTTCGGCGAAGGCCTGGCCGATGACGTGCGCACCACGGTACGCGCCGCGCTGGCCGAGCTGGAAAAGCTCGGCGCCACGCTGGTCGACATCAGCCTGCCCAAGACCGAGCTGTCGATCCCGACGTATTACGTGATCGCCCCGGCCGAGGCATCGTCCAACCTGTCGCGCTTTGACGGTGTGCGTTATGGCCACCGCGCGACGGAATACCGCGATCTGGCCGACATGTACCGCAAGTCCCGCGCCGAAGGCTTCGGCTGGGAGGTCAAGCGCCGCATCCTGGTGGGCACGTATGTGCTGTCCCACGGGTATTACGACGCGTATTACCTGCAGGCGCAGAAGATCCGCCGCATCATCGCGCAGGATTTTCAGAACGCATTCGCGCAGTGCGACGTGATCATGGGCCCCGTCGCCCCGACCGTTGCCTGGAAGATCGGCGAGAAGAGCGATGATCCGGTGCAGATGTACCTGGAAGACATCTTCACGCTGTCGACCAGCCTGGCAGGCCTGCCGGGCATGAGCGTGCCGGCTGGTTTCGGCG